The Kineococcus endophyticus genome includes a region encoding these proteins:
- a CDS encoding alpha-1,4-glucan--maltose-1-phosphate maltosyltransferase, with product MRTGPLTGPGQPPVGRIPVLDVQPVVDGGRWPSQAVPGELIPVSATVFREGHDAVAATAVLVRPDGTDGPSVRMTCVNPGKDAYVATLSPDTEGLWGLRVEGWSDPYGTWDHDATIKVEAGVDVALMLEEGARLLERAAAQGGRPAADAAVLQEAATGLRDTARGDHERLDAGRTEEVRAVLDRLPVRELLSPSATYPVRVERKLAAFSAWYEFFPRSEGATFDEESGRWTSGTFRTAAERLPAIKEMGFDIAYLTPIHPIGRINRKGPNNTLTAGPLDPGSPYAIGAAEGGHDALHPDLGTFEDFDFFVGRAKELGLEVAMDIALQCAPDHPWVTEHPEWFTTRADGSIAFAENPPKKYQDIYPLNFDNDPAGIYAEVKRMVLLWVEHGVTLFRVDNPHTKPVEFWEWLIAEVNAEHPEVVWLAEAFTKPAMMHTLAKVGFQQSYSYFAWRNQAWELREYLEQLTTESAHYMVPNFWPTTHDILTPTMQYGGPPVFKLRAVLAALLSPSWGIYTGYELIEHAARPGAEEQLDNEKYQYRPRDFAKAEREGWSLAPYLAKLNWVRNHHPALQQLRGTVFHASDDENVLCFSRRRVELDGTEDLVLVVVNLDPHATRETTVHLDMGALGRQWWERFTVRDEITGAEFEWGEHAYVRLDPYVEPAHVLHVTG from the coding sequence GTGCGGACGGGCCCGCTCACGGGGCCCGGGCAGCCCCCCGTGGGCCGCATCCCCGTGCTCGACGTCCAGCCCGTCGTGGACGGTGGACGTTGGCCCTCGCAGGCCGTGCCGGGTGAGCTGATCCCCGTCAGCGCCACCGTCTTCCGGGAGGGCCACGACGCCGTCGCCGCGACGGCCGTCCTCGTCCGCCCCGACGGCACCGACGGCCCGTCGGTGCGGATGACGTGCGTCAACCCGGGCAAGGACGCCTACGTCGCCACCCTGTCCCCCGACACCGAGGGCCTGTGGGGCCTGCGCGTCGAAGGCTGGTCGGACCCGTACGGCACCTGGGACCACGACGCGACGATCAAGGTCGAGGCCGGTGTCGACGTGGCCCTCATGCTCGAGGAGGGCGCCCGGCTGCTCGAACGCGCCGCAGCGCAGGGCGGGCGTCCCGCCGCCGACGCGGCCGTCCTGCAGGAGGCCGCCACCGGGCTGCGCGACACCGCCCGCGGCGACCACGAGCGCCTCGACGCCGGTCGCACCGAGGAGGTCCGGGCGGTCCTGGACCGCTTGCCGGTCCGCGAGCTGCTCAGCCCGTCCGCGACGTACCCCGTGCGGGTGGAGCGCAAGCTCGCCGCCTTCAGCGCCTGGTACGAGTTCTTCCCCCGGTCCGAGGGCGCGACCTTCGACGAGGAGTCCGGTCGCTGGACCTCCGGGACCTTCCGGACGGCCGCCGAGCGCCTGCCGGCGATCAAGGAGATGGGCTTCGACATCGCCTACCTCACCCCGATCCACCCCATCGGCCGCATCAACCGCAAGGGCCCGAACAACACCCTGACCGCCGGCCCGCTGGACCCGGGGTCGCCGTACGCGATCGGGGCCGCCGAGGGGGGCCACGACGCCCTGCACCCCGACCTCGGGACGTTCGAGGACTTCGACTTCTTCGTCGGGCGCGCCAAGGAGCTCGGCCTCGAGGTCGCGATGGACATCGCGCTGCAGTGCGCGCCGGACCACCCCTGGGTCACCGAGCACCCCGAGTGGTTCACCACCCGCGCCGACGGGTCCATCGCCTTCGCGGAGAACCCGCCGAAGAAGTACCAGGACATCTACCCGCTGAACTTCGACAACGACCCGGCCGGGATCTACGCCGAGGTCAAGCGCATGGTCCTGCTCTGGGTCGAGCACGGCGTCACGCTGTTCCGCGTCGACAACCCGCACACCAAGCCGGTGGAGTTCTGGGAGTGGCTCATCGCGGAGGTCAACGCCGAGCACCCCGAGGTGGTGTGGCTGGCGGAGGCGTTCACGAAGCCGGCGATGATGCACACGCTGGCCAAGGTCGGGTTCCAGCAGTCCTACTCCTACTTCGCCTGGCGCAACCAGGCCTGGGAGCTGCGGGAGTACCTCGAGCAGCTGACCACCGAGTCGGCGCACTACATGGTCCCGAACTTCTGGCCCACGACGCACGACATCCTCACGCCCACCATGCAGTACGGCGGGCCGCCGGTGTTCAAGCTGCGGGCCGTCCTCGCGGCGCTGCTGTCGCCGTCGTGGGGCATCTACACCGGGTACGAGCTCATCGAGCACGCCGCCCGGCCCGGCGCCGAGGAGCAGCTGGACAACGAGAAGTACCAGTACCGCCCGCGCGACTTCGCCAAGGCCGAGCGCGAGGGCTGGTCCCTGGCCCCCTACCTGGCCAAGCTGAACTGGGTCCGCAACCACCACCCGGCGCTGCAGCAGCTGCGGGGCACCGTCTTCCACGCGAGCGACGACGAGAACGTGCTGTGCTTCTCCCGCCGCCGGGTGGAGCTGGACGGCACCGAGGACCTCGTCCTCGTCGTCGTGAACCTCGACCCGCACGCGACCCGGGAGACGACGGTCCACCTCGACATGGGCGCCCTCGGCCGGCAGTGGTGGGAGCGCTTCACGGTGCGCGACGAGATCACGGGCGCGGAGTTCGAGTGGGGCGAGCACGCCTACGTGCGCCTCGACCCGTACGTCGAACCCGCCCACGTGCTCCACGTCACGGGCTGA
- a CDS encoding maltokinase N-terminal cap-like domain-containing protein, with amino-acid sequence MKTSAASDEAIAELLRTWAPAQRWFAHKGVAVHVERVERTPLDEGGVAQLVALTVRAGDGDDAPRTVYSVPISVRPSPDPDLVAALVGELPDVDGAPAWIYDGPHDPTWTRALLTLVASEEGAGSRTVGVNGHSAEGGLPVPAGARTKVLTGEQSNTSIVVSADVGETPLIAKVFRVLSAGDNPDVVVQTALADAGCARVPRPAGWVDGRWTAPDGSAAAGHLAHVTEFLAGSQDAWRVATAAVGAGEDFTEQARELGRATAEVHAVLATELPTEPATPARLAAVADGLLERVAWACAAVPQLHEVAAAARERVDAVRHVQDAPPLQRVHGDYHLGQVLHSDARGWVLLDFEGEPLRPLAERSLPDLALRDVAGMLRSFDYAASTVADPGSWGPDCRTAFLDGYTAVVGADPRTGGQAVLLAALELDKALYEVVYEARNRPDWLRIPLDAVHRLLRPASPDPS; translated from the coding sequence GTGAAGACCTCCGCCGCCTCCGACGAGGCGATCGCCGAGCTCCTGCGCACCTGGGCCCCCGCCCAGCGCTGGTTCGCCCACAAGGGCGTCGCCGTGCACGTCGAGCGCGTCGAACGCACCCCGCTCGACGAGGGGGGCGTGGCGCAACTCGTCGCGCTGACCGTCCGCGCCGGTGACGGGGACGACGCCCCGCGCACCGTCTACTCGGTGCCGATCTCGGTCCGCCCCTCCCCCGACCCCGACCTCGTGGCCGCGCTCGTCGGGGAACTGCCCGACGTCGACGGGGCGCCGGCGTGGATCTACGACGGTCCGCACGACCCGACGTGGACGCGGGCGCTGCTGACGCTCGTCGCCAGCGAGGAGGGGGCCGGTTCGCGGACCGTCGGCGTCAACGGGCACAGCGCCGAGGGTGGCCTGCCCGTGCCGGCCGGTGCCCGCACCAAGGTCCTCACCGGTGAGCAGTCGAACACCTCCATCGTCGTCTCGGCGGACGTGGGCGAGACCCCGCTCATCGCCAAGGTGTTCCGCGTCCTGTCCGCGGGCGACAACCCCGACGTGGTCGTGCAGACCGCCCTGGCCGACGCCGGGTGCGCCCGGGTCCCGCGCCCGGCGGGCTGGGTCGACGGCCGGTGGACCGCCCCGGACGGATCGGCCGCGGCCGGGCACCTCGCGCACGTCACCGAGTTCCTCGCCGGGTCGCAGGACGCCTGGCGCGTGGCGACGGCCGCGGTCGGTGCCGGTGAGGACTTCACCGAGCAGGCCCGGGAGCTGGGCCGCGCGACGGCCGAGGTGCACGCGGTCCTGGCCACCGAGCTGCCGACCGAGCCCGCCACCCCCGCACGCCTGGCGGCCGTGGCCGACGGCCTCCTCGAACGGGTCGCCTGGGCCTGTGCGGCCGTCCCGCAGCTGCACGAGGTCGCCGCCGCCGCCCGCGAGCGGGTCGACGCGGTCCGGCACGTGCAGGACGCCCCGCCGCTGCAGCGGGTGCACGGGGACTACCACCTGGGCCAGGTGCTGCACTCCGACGCCCGCGGCTGGGTGCTGCTGGACTTCGAGGGCGAGCCGCTGCGGCCCCTGGCCGAACGCAGCCTGCCCGACCTCGCCCTGCGGGACGTGGCGGGGATGCTCCGCTCGTTCGACTACGCGGCCTCGACCGTCGCCGACCCGGGCAGCTGGGGCCCCGACTGCCGCACGGCCTTCCTCGACGGGTACACCGCGGTGGTGGGCGCCGACCCGCGCACGGGCGGTCAGGCCGTCCTGCTCGCCGCCCTGGAACTCGACAAGGCGCTCTACGAGGTCGTCTACGAAGCGCGCAACCGGCCCGACTGGTTGCGCATCCCGCTGGACGCCGTCCACCGGCTCCTGCGCCCCGCCAGCCCAGACCCGTCCTGA
- the treS gene encoding maltose alpha-D-glucosyltransferase: MTGLREDPEWYKTAVFYEVLVRAFADSNGSGTGDFTGLTAKLDYLQWLGVDCLWLPPFYASPLRDGGYDISDYNAVLPEFGTLADFQHLVAQAHDRGIRVVVDLVMNHTSDQHPWFQASRSDPEGPYGDFYVWSDTGEEYPDARIIFVDTETSNWTFDPVRRQYFWHRFFSHQPDLNFDNPDVEEAMFDTVRFWMDMGIDGFRLDAVPYLYVQEGTNGENLPATHAYLHRLRRMVDEEYPGRVLLAEANQWPFDVVEYFGTEDEPECHMCFHFPVMPRLYYALREGRATPITDILSATPRIPTSSGQWGTFLRNHDELTLEMVTTEERASMYGWYAPDPRMRANVGIRRRLAPLLDNSRPELQLIHALVLSLPGSPCLYYGDEIGMGDNIWLDDRDAVRTPMQWTPDRNAGFSAADPGKLYLPTVQSLVYHYQSVNVEAQLATGSSLLHWVRSVLAVRRQHPAFGRGTYLQLTSRDEEAHCSNDAVLAFLRVLERSGEAGGETVLCVNNLSDHPQAASLRLPGYAGARLHDVFGGAPFGTVDGDGRFEVTCGSRGFYWLTVEGS; the protein is encoded by the coding sequence GTGACCGGCCTGCGCGAGGACCCCGAGTGGTACAAGACGGCGGTCTTCTACGAGGTGCTGGTCCGCGCGTTCGCGGACTCCAACGGGTCGGGCACCGGTGACTTCACCGGGCTCACGGCGAAGCTGGACTACCTGCAGTGGCTGGGCGTCGACTGCCTCTGGCTGCCGCCGTTCTACGCCTCGCCGTTGCGCGACGGCGGCTACGACATCTCCGACTACAACGCCGTGCTGCCCGAGTTCGGCACCCTCGCCGACTTCCAGCACCTCGTCGCCCAGGCCCACGACCGCGGGATCCGCGTCGTCGTGGACCTGGTGATGAACCACACCAGCGACCAGCACCCGTGGTTCCAGGCCAGCCGCTCCGACCCCGAGGGCCCCTACGGCGACTTCTACGTCTGGAGCGACACCGGCGAGGAGTACCCCGACGCGCGCATCATCTTCGTCGACACCGAGACGTCGAACTGGACGTTCGACCCGGTGCGGCGGCAGTACTTCTGGCACCGCTTCTTCTCCCACCAGCCCGACCTGAACTTCGACAACCCCGACGTCGAGGAGGCGATGTTCGACACCGTCCGGTTCTGGATGGACATGGGCATCGACGGGTTCCGCCTCGACGCGGTGCCCTACCTCTACGTGCAGGAGGGCACGAACGGGGAGAACCTGCCCGCCACGCACGCCTACCTGCACCGGCTGCGGCGCATGGTCGACGAGGAGTACCCGGGCCGGGTGCTGCTGGCCGAGGCCAACCAGTGGCCGTTCGACGTCGTGGAGTACTTCGGCACCGAGGACGAGCCGGAGTGCCACATGTGCTTCCACTTCCCCGTCATGCCGCGCCTGTACTACGCGCTGCGCGAGGGGCGGGCCACGCCCATCACCGACATCCTCTCGGCCACCCCGCGCATCCCCACCTCCAGCGGGCAGTGGGGGACGTTCCTGCGCAACCACGACGAGCTGACCCTCGAGATGGTCACCACCGAGGAACGCGCGTCGATGTACGGCTGGTACGCGCCGGACCCGCGGATGCGCGCCAACGTCGGGATCCGGCGCCGGCTCGCTCCGCTGCTGGACAACTCCCGGCCGGAGCTGCAGCTCATCCACGCCCTCGTCCTGTCGCTGCCGGGCAGTCCCTGCCTGTACTACGGCGACGAGATCGGGATGGGCGACAACATCTGGCTCGACGACCGCGACGCGGTGCGGACCCCGATGCAGTGGACGCCCGACCGCAACGCGGGGTTCTCCGCCGCCGACCCCGGCAAGCTGTACCTGCCGACGGTCCAGTCGCTCGTGTACCACTACCAGTCGGTGAACGTGGAGGCGCAGCTGGCCACCGGTTCCTCGCTGCTGCACTGGGTCCGCAGCGTCCTGGCGGTGCGGCGCCAGCACCCCGCGTTCGGGCGCGGGACCTACCTGCAGCTCACCTCCCGCGACGAGGAGGCGCACTGCAGCAACGACGCCGTGCTCGCGTTCCTGCGGGTCCTCGAGAGGTCCGGCGAGGCCGGGGGTGAGACGGTGCTCTGCGTGAACAACCTCTCCGACCACCCCCAGGCCGCGTCCCTCCGCCTGCCCGGGTACGCCGGCGCGCGACTGCACGACGTGTTCGGCGGTGCCCCGTTCGGGACGGTGGACGGCGACGGCCGGTTCGAGGTGACCTGCGGGTCCCGCGGCTTCTACTGGCTCACCGTGGAGGGATCCTGA
- the glgB gene encoding 1,4-alpha-glucan branching protein GlgB, translated as MTGEAPTPRQIDADDLARAAAGAHWSPHSVLGAHAHDGGVTFRVLKPFASSVTVVGEDGTRTGLVHEHDGVWVGVRPDSAVGDYRVEVVYDDGEPQLVDDPYRFLPTVGEVDLHLIGEGRHEELWNVLGSHVKRWNGPLGPVEGTSFAVWAPNARAVRVVGDHNHWNGRTEGMRSLGSSGVWEIFLPGVVAGARYKYEIQGPDGHWRQKADPMARYSEVPPATASVVTESSYTWGDDAWLSQRAAKSAQDGPVSIYEVHLGSWRQGLSYTELATQLVEYVSAAGFTHVEFLPVMEHPFGGSWGYQVTGYFAPTSRFGTPDELRHLIDALHQAGIGVIIDWVPGHFPKDEFALARFDGTPLYEHPDPRRGEHMDWGTYIPNFGRSEVRNFLVASGLYWLEEFHADGLRVDAVASMLYLDYSRNEGEWEPNQYGGRENLEAVSFLQEANATAYKRTPGIMMIAEESTAYPGVTAPTSGGGLGFGLKWNMGWMHDSLQYVSEDPVNRQYHHGELTFSLVYAFSENFCLPISHDEVVHGKGSLLRKMPGDRWQQLANVRAYLAYMWSHPGKQLLFMGAELGQEAEWSEARSLDWWLLDTPWHAGLHKLVSTLNAVYKEHPELWSDDFTSEGFGWIDGGDNQRNLLSFVRWSTDRKPLVAVCNFSGSAYEDFRVGLPQPGAWREVLNTDAEEFAGSGVVNTGTLQAQDTEWNGQRFSAQLRVPPLGVTWLVPA; from the coding sequence ATGACCGGTGAAGCCCCCACCCCCCGACAGATCGACGCCGACGACCTCGCGCGCGCCGCCGCCGGGGCGCACTGGTCGCCGCACTCGGTGCTCGGTGCGCACGCCCACGACGGCGGGGTCACCTTCCGCGTCCTGAAGCCCTTCGCCTCCTCCGTCACGGTGGTCGGCGAGGACGGCACGCGCACGGGTCTCGTGCACGAGCACGACGGCGTCTGGGTCGGCGTCCGCCCCGACAGCGCGGTAGGCGACTACCGCGTCGAGGTCGTCTACGACGACGGCGAACCCCAGCTCGTCGACGACCCCTACCGCTTCCTGCCGACCGTCGGCGAGGTCGACCTGCACCTCATCGGCGAGGGTCGGCACGAGGAGCTGTGGAACGTCCTCGGCAGCCACGTGAAGCGCTGGAACGGCCCGCTCGGCCCCGTCGAGGGGACGTCGTTCGCCGTCTGGGCCCCCAACGCCCGCGCCGTCCGCGTCGTCGGCGACCACAACCACTGGAACGGGCGCACCGAGGGGATGCGCTCGCTCGGGTCCTCCGGCGTCTGGGAGATCTTCCTGCCGGGTGTGGTCGCCGGCGCGCGGTACAAGTACGAGATCCAGGGGCCGGACGGGCACTGGCGGCAGAAGGCCGACCCGATGGCCCGCTACAGCGAGGTGCCCCCGGCGACGGCGTCCGTCGTGACGGAGTCCTCCTACACGTGGGGCGACGACGCGTGGCTCAGCCAGCGGGCGGCGAAGAGCGCCCAGGACGGCCCGGTCTCGATCTACGAGGTGCACCTCGGTTCGTGGCGGCAGGGGCTGTCGTACACCGAGCTCGCGACCCAGCTCGTCGAGTACGTCAGCGCGGCGGGGTTCACGCACGTCGAGTTCCTGCCCGTCATGGAGCACCCGTTCGGCGGGTCCTGGGGCTACCAGGTGACGGGCTACTTCGCCCCGACCTCCCGGTTCGGCACGCCCGACGAGTTGCGGCACCTCATCGACGCCCTCCACCAGGCGGGGATCGGCGTCATCATCGACTGGGTCCCCGGGCACTTCCCCAAGGACGAGTTCGCCCTCGCCCGCTTCGACGGAACCCCGCTCTACGAGCACCCGGACCCCCGCCGCGGCGAGCACATGGACTGGGGCACCTACATCCCCAACTTCGGCCGCTCCGAGGTGCGCAACTTCCTCGTCGCATCGGGCCTGTACTGGCTCGAGGAGTTCCACGCCGACGGCCTGCGCGTCGACGCGGTCGCCTCGATGCTGTACCTCGACTACTCCCGCAACGAGGGCGAGTGGGAGCCGAACCAGTACGGCGGGCGCGAGAACCTCGAGGCGGTCAGCTTCCTGCAGGAGGCGAACGCCACGGCCTACAAGCGGACTCCCGGCATCATGATGATCGCCGAGGAGTCCACGGCCTACCCGGGCGTCACGGCCCCCACCAGCGGCGGCGGCCTCGGGTTCGGCCTGAAGTGGAACATGGGCTGGATGCACGACTCGCTGCAGTACGTCAGCGAGGACCCGGTCAACCGGCAGTACCACCACGGCGAGCTGACGTTCAGCCTCGTCTACGCGTTCAGCGAGAACTTCTGCCTGCCGATCTCGCACGACGAGGTCGTCCACGGCAAGGGGTCGCTGCTGCGCAAGATGCCCGGTGACCGGTGGCAGCAGCTCGCCAACGTCCGTGCCTACCTGGCCTACATGTGGTCTCACCCGGGCAAGCAGTTGCTGTTCATGGGCGCCGAGCTGGGCCAGGAGGCCGAGTGGTCCGAGGCCCGCTCGCTGGACTGGTGGCTGCTGGACACCCCGTGGCACGCGGGGCTCCACAAGCTGGTGTCGACACTGAACGCGGTCTACAAGGAGCACCCCGAGCTGTGGTCGGACGACTTCACGTCCGAGGGGTTCGGCTGGATCGACGGCGGCGATAACCAGCGGAACCTGCTGTCGTTCGTCCGCTGGTCCACCGACCGCAAGCCGCTCGTCGCCGTCTGCAACTTCTCCGGCAGCGCCTACGAGGACTTCCGCGTCGGTCTCCCCCAGCCGGGCGCCTGGCGCGAGGTGCTCAACACCGACGCCGAGGAGTTCGCCGGTTCCGGCGTCGTCAACACCGGGACCTTGCAGGCGCAGGACACGGAGTGGAACGGCCAGCGGTTCTCCGCGCAGCTGCGCGTGCCCCCGCTGGGCGTCACCTGGCTCGTCCCGGCCTGA